A window of Mytilus edulis chromosome 10, xbMytEdul2.2, whole genome shotgun sequence contains these coding sequences:
- the LOC139491189 gene encoding autophagy protein 5-like — translation MADDREILKELWEGRIPVRFSLPLEEVDSGEEPESIYLMLPRLSYFPLVTDKVNKHFSKYVNQEEATEMWLAYSEQPLKWHYPIGVLYDLYGDKDSTPWNITVHFQDFPEDEILHCPSKEAVESQFMSMVKEADSLKHRAQIINNMQKRDHKQLWTALLHDRYDQFWSVNKKLMESSGDDMFKYIPFRIYQIDIPNIQKIFKPCNTDGEEQNLGELLHECVPHLWDEDKFTKRVVTHGIEMTLNTPVLWLSQNFSYPENFLHLCLLDKTDTG, via the exons ATGGCAGACGATCGTGAGATTTTAAAGGAATTATGGGAAGGAAGAATCCCTGTAAGATTTTCACTGCCTTTAGAGGAGGTTGATTCTGGTGAGGAACCAGAGTCAATTTAT cttATGTTACCTAGACTAAGTTATTTCCCCTTGGTGACAGATAAAGTTAACAagcatttttcaaaatatgttaatCAGGAAGAGGCAACAGAGATGTGGCTAGCCTATTCTGAACAACCGCTGAAATG GCACTATCCAATAGGTGTATTATATGATTTATATGGTGATAAAGACTCAACACCTTGGAATATTACAGTGCATTTTCAG GATTTTCCTGAGGACGAGATATTACATTGTCCCAGTAAAGAAGCAGTAGAGTCCCAGTTTATGTCTATGGTGAAGGAAGCAGATTCCTTGAAACACCGAGCACAGATTATTAATAATATGCAGAAAAGAGACCACAAACAGTTATGGACAGCATTATTACATG acagATATGACCAATTTTGGtcagttaataaaaaattaaTGGAATCATCAGGTGATGACATGTTCAAATACATTCCTTTTAGAATATATCAG attgatatACCAAATATTCAGAAAATATTTAAACCATGCAATACAGATGGAGAAGAACAAAATTTAGGAGAGTTACTACATGAATGTGTCCCACATTTGTGGGATGAAG ATAAATTTACGAAGAGAGTAGTTACACACGGTATAGAAATGACATTAAATACTCCAGTATTGTGGTTGTCTCAGAATTTTAGTTACCCAGAAAATTTTCTGCATTTATGTTTATTAGACAAAACGGACACAGGATGA